One region of Wyeomyia smithii strain HCP4-BCI-WySm-NY-G18 chromosome 3, ASM2978416v1, whole genome shotgun sequence genomic DNA includes:
- the LOC129732402 gene encoding uncharacterized protein LOC129732402, protein MAPIVDNNQFELLPPAVETPGKKRKRHADTNPFHSFSDQTFSIPSSTPIHNKQIDGSGFENPSFRYNSSNKENYNIFSDSCMEVKSIAELAAGSNGENPFEVIRKPPKKKKKHSSFEDSCFVNPGLNLAAADKPAPNPFEVWRNEETAKKENESCFVNGALNIKGKDNGEGLNPFEIVRPSAQMEAVAAGEATSVSNPLQGFENPALEMPTYALAVPFTPSVNHRINFQELPPTALTPCQMLSKNLVFSPDPSKEVKLTTPKRNVTVTKRKSLSVISEEQLDIGEELDCYQLELENSINEAKVLKQKSAVGSTSAVRRTRRSLIDVKHISNLSVKIKQLEQLENEQETETKEVLEEKKEENNQVVEISTPTQATFSVVKETSVKEELRINITNPDVQFEEVDDFEDEEQDVDLFANPAPFQRAYRKKEDPKQEQVEFKLPEAVSSGDSKSHKVKDAIRRSFRRLIHPKQQHQELDIDAAEKAPKPEEPHSGLMASIRHSLRRKTQKNKPKDQQEVDQEEKQSTLEMSIIVETPRAVFKQPSSDGYTPIAAGTTDKVGSTLRSSLRRSTKDMKKHMMKSVFNKNKTAEEEKK, encoded by the exons ATGGCACCAATAGTGGACAACAACCAGTTCGAGTTACTGCCACCGGCAGTCGAGACCCCAGGGAAGAAACGAAAGCGCCATGCCGACACGAATCCATTCCATTCGTTTTCGGATCAAACCTTCAGTATTCCGTCGTCCACTCCGATCCACAACAAGCAGATCGATGGCAGTGGGTTTGAGAATCCCAGCTTCCGCTATAACAGCAGCAATAAGGAGAACTACAACATCTTCTCCGATTCCTGTATGGAGGTGAAATCGATCGCGGAACTGGCTGCTGGCAGTAACGGGGAAAACCCGTTCGAAGTGATTCGCAAGCCAcccaagaagaagaaaaagcattcgagcTTTGAAGATAGTTGCTTCGTTAATCCGGGATTAAATCTAGCAGCAGCTGATAAGCCGGCTCCTAACCCGTTCGAGGTTTGGCGAAATGAAGAAACGGCGAAGAAGGAGAACGAAAGCTGCTTTGTGAATGGTGCGCTGAATATCAAGGGAAAAGATAACGGAGAAGGACTTAATCCGTTCGAGATCGTACGTCCTTCGGCACAAATGGAAGCTGTAGCTGCTGGGGAAGCCACAAGTGTCTCCAATCCGCTACAGGGTTTTGAAAATCCTGCGCTGGAAATGCCAACCTATGCTTTGGCTGTTCCGTTTACTCCATCGGTTAACCATAGGATTAACTTTCAG gAGTTACCACCGACGGCACTAACACCATGCCAAATGCTATCTAAGAACCTTGTCTTCAGTCCGGATCCTTCTAAGGAGGTAAAACTTACCACACCTAAACGGAATGTTACTGTGACAAAGCGTAAATCGCTTTCGGTGATTAGCGAGGAACAACTGGACATCGGTGAGGAACTGGACTGCTATCAGTTGGAGTTGGAGAATAGCATCAACGAGGCGAAGGTACTGAAGCAGAAGTCCGCGGTCGGTTCAACGAGCGCTGTCCGCAGAACTCGTCGCAGTTTGATTGATGTTAAACATATCAGTAATTTATCGGTTAAAATCAAACAGTTGGAACAGCTTGAAAATGAGCAAGAAACCGAAACCAAAGAAGTCTTGGAGGAAAAGAAAGAAGAGAACAATCAAGTTGTAGAGATTTCAACGCCCACTCAAGCGACGTTTTCAGTAGTAAAAGAAACATCCGTTAAGGAAGAGCTTCGTATTAACATCACTAACCCGGACGTACAGTTCGAGGAAGTCGATGACTTCGAAGACGAAGAACAGGATGTTGATCTGTTCGCAAATCCTGCTCCATTCCAAAGAGCCTACCGTAAAAAAGAGGACCCAAAACAAGAGCAAGTGGAGTTTAAACTGCCGGAGGCAGTTTCTTCCGGTGATTCCAAATCCCACAAAGTTAAAGACGCCATTCGGCGCAGCTTCCGTCGATTAATTCACCCCAAACAACAGCATCAGGAGTTGGACATTGACGCTGCGGAAAAAGCTCCCAAACCGGAGGAACCTCACAGTGGTTTGATGGCTAGCATTCGGCACAGCTTGCGTCGTAAGACGCAGAAAAACAAACCAAAGGATCAGCAGGAGGTGGACCAGGAGGAGAAGCAGTCCACTTTAGAAATGTCAATCATTGTGGAAACGCCGCGCGCAGTTTTCAAACAACCATCTAGCGATGGTTACACTCCCATCGCCGCCGGAACAACGGATAAAGTGGGTTCCACGCTACGCAGCAGCTTGCGTAGGTCAACCAAAGACATGAAGAAACATATGATGAAGAGTGTGTTTAATAAGAATAAGACTGCTGAGGAGGAGAAGAAgtga